The Candidatus Saccharimonadia bacterium genomic interval CTGTACTTTGATGGACATTTAGTCCCTCCTTTTGTTTTTGTTTATTTTTTCGGCGGCCCGGAGCTTTGCACTCCGTGCGCGCGGATTGATAGCAATTTCATCGGAATCCGAGACGATTGGTTTGACGGTAATTTTTCGCAGGCCCGCCACGTGATCACACGTACACACGGGCTGCTTTGGGGGGCAGATACAATCTCGAGATTCGTATTCAAAGAACTGTTTTACAATGCGGTCTTCCAACGAGTGGAAGCTTATTATAACAAGCCTCCCGCCAGAGCTCAAGAGTTTTGTGAGCTTCGGTAGCGCTGCTTGCAAAAGATCAAGCTCGCCATTGACCTCAATGCGAATCGCCTGGAACGTCCGGGTGGCCGCATCGATGTCGCCTTTGAGCGCCGCCGACCGCACCACCTTGGCGAGCTCACCCGTGGTCGCAAACGGCCGCGCCGCCACCAGGGCTCGCGCCACCGCCCGGGCTTTGGGCTCTTCACCGTAGGTCCGGATGATCCGCTCCAGCTCCCGCTCGCTCATGCGATTGACCACATCCGCCGCCGTATACGACTGCGACCGGTCCATGCGCATATCAAGCGGCGCGTCGGCCTTAAAACTAAATCCTCTTCCCGCATTGTCAAGTTGTGGTGACGATACTCCCAGATCGAGCAAGATCATATCCACCAGCCTGCCCTCCTCGAGCAACCGGTCGGCTGCTTCCAGAAAATCGGCGTGAATCACGACCGCCCCCTCGCCAAACCGCCGCGCCAACGCCTGGGTAGCATTCGCATCCCGGTCTACCAAAAATGCCTGGCCGGTTAGTCCCAGCAACGCCAAAATCGGCGCCGCATGGCCGCCGTATCCTGCCGTGCCGTCGAGGTACGTCTCCCCCGGTTGGGGGTCGAGCACCTCAATGACCTGGCGAAGCAGTACTGGTTGGTGAAGCACCGGCTGGTTCACTTCGGATTGGTTCATGGGAGTATTCATTTTCAAGGTCACCTATTCAGCAGCCAGCTGTTTGTTTGAGCGTTTTTGTTTTTTGATCCGCTGTTTTGACTCTAGCGGACGAAGAGTGGAGTTGGTAGAATCGGCCGAAGCGGATTCTACCGTGTGGTAAGGAATTATCAGCAAATGTGATAATTCCTAAAAGAGTGTGTTGTGAGGTGGAGTTTACGATCGGAGGTTCGAGGCTGAGTTTGGGAAACGGGAGCCTAAGGGCCGTCGTGCTGACTGCCGAATAGCTGCCTTTAAAATGTTTGTATTGGTTTTTGAAGGTTCGTTTTTGGATAAAAATCTAGTATTGGTTAGGGCTTCGCGGATATGCGCCAGTATTTACCGGCTCGCACCGCCACCACCTCCTTGCCTATTCCGGCGTATTCCAGAAGATGCTGCTCTAAGGTAATCCGACCCTGCTTGGCATCCATGCCCGAAGCCGTCTTACCGCTGCGAAATTGAACGTTAAGATCGGCCGTGCGCTCGTCGAGAATATCGCCTTTGAGCGCCGCTTCCATATCTTCGTTCCAAACTTTTTCAGTGTACAGATGCAGGTATTTAGCAAAACCCTTGGTGATCACCACCCGACCGCCTTCGAATTCGTGACGCAACTCTGACGGAATCGTCAGACGGTTCTTGTCGTCAAGTTTTCGTTCGAAGAAGTCCACGTTGTGATTCCTACCGCGGTGCTGTGCTACCCACTGCAACCCACTGGCAACAGTATAATCCCCACTTCTACCCACTGTCTAGTAGCAGGTTATCCACACCCAGATTCGCGGCGCTCCGCGCTCCGGAGGCGACAAGCCTCTCCGCCGCACAGCGCCAGACAACACTACGCAGAGTAATACCAACGAAGGTCGAGTTCGCGAAGCAAGGAGAGGCTTGTCGCCGCAGGAGCCAGGAGGCGGCATCACCGCAGGAGCCAGGAACCTCGAAGCGCACGCAAAAGCTCCACCCGAAGATGGAGCTTTTAACCTTGCGCGGCAGCCGCGCTAAG includes:
- the rsmH gene encoding 16S rRNA (cytosine(1402)-N(4))-methyltransferase RsmH, with the protein product MNQSEVNQPVLHQPVLLRQVIEVLDPQPGETYLDGTAGYGGHAAPILALLGLTGQAFLVDRDANATQALARRFGEGAVVIHADFLEAADRLLEEGRLVDMILLDLGVSSPQLDNAGRGFSFKADAPLDMRMDRSQSYTAADVVNRMSERELERIIRTYGEEPKARAVARALVAARPFATTGELAKVVRSAALKGDIDAATRTFQAIRIEVNGELDLLQAALPKLTKLLSSGGRLVIISFHSLEDRIVKQFFEYESRDCICPPKQPVCTCDHVAGLRKITVKPIVSDSDEIAINPRARSAKLRAAEKINKNKRRD
- a CDS encoding cell division/cell wall cluster transcriptional repressor MraZ; its protein translation is MDFFERKLDDKNRLTIPSELRHEFEGGRVVITKGFAKYLHLYTEKVWNEDMEAALKGDILDERTADLNVQFRSGKTASGMDAKQGRITLEQHLLEYAGIGKEVVAVRAGKYWRISAKP